The following nucleotide sequence is from Halapricum desulfuricans.
TAACTTTTGATAGGTAGGTTACCCGGAGCGTGATTCGATCTCGGCCCGGAGCTTGCGCCCGGCAGGAATGACGAGCCAGAACGCGAGCGCGCCGAAGACGGCGAACCAGAACAGCGCGTCGCCGAGCGTCAGCGCGAGCTCGGCGTAGACGCCCGGATCAGACGGCCGTTCGCCGAACAGCTGTGCGCCCGAGAAACTCGGCGTCTGGTACCAGCCCGCGATGATCATCCAGCCCAGTCCAGCCGTCATCAGAATTCCGAACCCTTTCGCGAATTCGTCAGCCATCGTCGTATGTCTCCTGTGAGTCCTCGTGGTCCGTGTCACGCTTCCGTTCGCTATCGATCATCTCGGCAGTCTTGAACCGCGTGCCGAGGACGTACGATCCGGCCCCGAGAACGATGATGCCGATCCCGAGCAGGCCGAAGGCGACGTTGGTCGCGCCGACCGAGGGAGTCCATCCGGTGAGTCCGACCGTCCAGACGGCCGCCTCGCGGATCGGATTGTCCAGCCGGGTGGCCGCGTCGAACATGAAGAATCCGAACACGACCAGCCCCGTCGCGACGAGCGTCGAGAAGACGGTGATCCCCTTGTAGACGCGCATCGGGACGACGACCGATCCGTCGGACGTGCGCCGTGGTGGTGTATCGCTGCTCATGGTCACTTGGGTGGTCTGAGCCGGTAGTACCGGCGATTGAGGTTGAACATGTAGCCCTCGCGCATCGACTTCAACACCGCATAGCTGATGAACCCGGCGACGACCGGCAACAGGAAGGTCAGGTCGTTCAACAGCCCCTCCTCGATCGGAACGAGGTTCTTGATCGAGAGGACGGCAATCGTGAACGCGAAGACGACGCCGGCGACGCCGACCGACGCCCAGAACGGCTGTTCGACCGGCCGGCGTGCGCTGCCCTTGTTCAGAAACGGGACGATGGCGACGATCCCGACGACGACGAGGTTGGCGAGGACGCCGTAGGTCCGGTCGGTCATCAGCTTCTCGCCGCCCAGAAGCGACAGGTCGGGGTTGAGAAAGCCGAGCTTGAGCAAGCCAAACGACCAGTAGAGATACCAGTCAGGCAGGATGACTGCCGGAGTACTGCTGGGATTGGCCGGCGCGTCGATGTGTGGCGGCAGCGTCGCCGAGAGGACGATGATCATCCCGACGAAGAAACTCGCCAGCGAGAGGTTGCGGACCGTCTCGTGGGGCCAGGCCGGGAAGCCCAGCACGTCCCGTTCGACGTAACTCGACTGCTGGCGCAGGTCCTGATCCTCGCGTCGAGCACGCTCGAAGTACTCGTATGTGAGCCGCGACAGCCCCTGCTTGCGGGCCTTGCGCTCGCTCCAGGTCGGCGTTTCGTCGTCTGGCGGGACGATCCCCGTCTCGCCGCCGTCGGTGCGTTCGTCCGTGGTGTCTGTGTCGTCAGTCATGTGTGATCAGTGCGGTTCCGCGATGCCCTGCATCCAGACGATGCCGATGTGGATCGCGATCAGTGTCGTCACGATAAACGGCAGGAAAAACACGTGCAGGATGTACATCCGCTGGAGCGTCGCCGGATTCGGCGTGAAGCCGCCGAACAGCAACTGGGCGACCCACTCGCCGATCAGCGGGATCGAGAGGCTCATCTCGACGCCGATCTGGCCGGCCCAGAAGGCCAGCTGGTCCCACGGCAGCAGGTAGCCGGTGTACCCGAAGACCATCGTCAGGCTGATCAACACGATGCCGAGCAGCCAGTTCAGCTCGCGCGGTTCCTTGTAGGCCCCGGTGAAGTACACCCGCAGCATGTGCAGGAAGACGGCCGCGACCATCACCTGCGCGGACCAGCGATGGAGGCTCCGCAGGAAGTACCCGAAGTTCAGATCCATCATGATGAACTCGATCTGGGTGTACGCAAGCGACGCGGACTCGCTCGCGCCGGCACCGGGCGTGTAGTAAAAGCCCAGCAGCGCTCCCGAGATCGCCGCGACGATATATGCCAGCGTCGAGAACGACCCCAGCGCGTACAGCGGGTACCAGTACCAGAACTTGTTGTCAAGCCCGTATTGTTCGGTGTGGCTCTTCGGCATCTGCATATTGACCTTGTAGTAGAGGTCTTCGAGCAGCTCCAGGTAGTCGACGATGCGAAGCCGCTTGTCGAGCCACATCAGCGCGGTCAGGTAGACGGTCTCGATGTGCGAGAGGTCGTCGCGGCTCTCCAGCCAGCCACCGTGGTCGTGGTCGTCTTTGCGTTCGAGACTCATGGTATCACTCGTCCGCCCGCGGCAGTGCGGTGAACGTCCGCCTCACCGGGCTGAAGGGGTCGTAGATCGACTGGTGACACTGACAGTACACGGAGTTTTCACCCCCGAAGCGGGCACTGCCGCCGAAGGCTTTGAACCCGGGCACACAGCAGAAGTGCGTGCACTTGTTGAGCCACGCCATCACGTCGTTTTCCGTCGCCGCCTCCAGGAAGCTTCGCGCCTCGCCAGACAGCGAGCTGTACTCGCCCTCACCGGCGATCATCTTGCTCACCTCGGGGCTGCGCATGACCTGTACGGGGATCGTCTGTACGTCGCCCTCGGACCGCCAGTTGGCGACTGCGGGCTTGCCGAGCCCGTCCTGTCCGATCCCGTTGCCCCACCCTTCGTAATCGTCGAACATGTCCAGCGTCAGCACCGCGCCGTCGTCGACGTCGTCCTGCCAGTCGTAGGTGCCACCGGTCGAGCGGAACGCGTTGTCCTGGTCGGCGTCGGGCTGGATCCCCTCGTAGGTCTGGACGCCACAGTACTGGAACCAGGTGGTGCTATAGGTCGTCCCGCCGACGTCCGTCTCGGCGACGGTCACCTCTTTCCCCTGGACTGTTCGGGTCTCCGGTTCGGGCCAGCGGCCGTATATCTCGTTGTCGTTTCTGATCTCGACGGGGATGATCGGCATCCCGCGCGGGGCCGGCCCGTCGGTGTTCTCGATGGCGAAATACTCCGTGATCCCGCCACCGGCACCGGCGGCAGAGGTGGCCATCTCGACGGTCGCCGCGGTCCCGGTCGCCACCGTCCCGAGAGCGGCGCTGCCGACGACACCCTTCACGAACCGCCGTCGTCCCGATTCGCC
It contains:
- a CDS encoding cytochrome bc complex cytochrome b subunit codes for the protein MTDDTDTTDERTDGGETGIVPPDDETPTWSERKARKQGLSRLTYEYFERARREDQDLRQQSSYVERDVLGFPAWPHETVRNLSLASFFVGMIIVLSATLPPHIDAPANPSSTPAVILPDWYLYWSFGLLKLGFLNPDLSLLGGEKLMTDRTYGVLANLVVVGIVAIVPFLNKGSARRPVEQPFWASVGVAGVVFAFTIAVLSIKNLVPIEEGLLNDLTFLLPVVAGFISYAVLKSMREGYMFNLNRRYYRLRPPK
- a CDS encoding ubiquinol-cytochrome c reductase iron-sulfur subunit, with amino-acid sequence MSADEDKYPGESGRRRFVKGVVGSAALGTVATGTAATVEMATSAAGAGGGITEYFAIENTDGPAPRGMPIIPVEIRNDNEIYGRWPEPETRTVQGKEVTVAETDVGGTTYSTTWFQYCGVQTYEGIQPDADQDNAFRSTGGTYDWQDDVDDGAVLTLDMFDDYEGWGNGIGQDGLGKPAVANWRSEGDVQTIPVQVMRSPEVSKMIAGEGEYSSLSGEARSFLEAATENDVMAWLNKCTHFCCVPGFKAFGGSARFGGENSVYCQCHQSIYDPFSPVRRTFTALPRADE
- a CDS encoding DUF7314 family protein, producing the protein MADEFAKGFGILMTAGLGWMIIAGWYQTPSFSGAQLFGERPSDPGVYAELALTLGDALFWFAVFGALAFWLVIPAGRKLRAEIESRSG
- a CDS encoding cytochrome b, which gives rise to MSLERKDDHDHGGWLESRDDLSHIETVYLTALMWLDKRLRIVDYLELLEDLYYKVNMQMPKSHTEQYGLDNKFWYWYPLYALGSFSTLAYIVAAISGALLGFYYTPGAGASESASLAYTQIEFIMMDLNFGYFLRSLHRWSAQVMVAAVFLHMLRVYFTGAYKEPRELNWLLGIVLISLTMVFGYTGYLLPWDQLAFWAGQIGVEMSLSIPLIGEWVAQLLFGGFTPNPATLQRMYILHVFFLPFIVTTLIAIHIGIVWMQGIAEPH
- a CDS encoding DUF7315 family membrane protein — protein: MSSDTPPRRTSDGSVVVPMRVYKGITVFSTLVATGLVVFGFFMFDAATRLDNPIREAAVWTVGLTGWTPSVGATNVAFGLLGIGIIVLGAGSYVLGTRFKTAEMIDSERKRDTDHEDSQETYDDG